Proteins co-encoded in one Hemitrygon akajei unplaced genomic scaffold, sHemAka1.3 Scf000167, whole genome shotgun sequence genomic window:
- the LOC140724147 gene encoding NACHT, LRR and PYD domains-containing protein 3-like isoform X3 produces MTEKAKVFQLVDRYAELTVTSTIRDRTLVEHELLARGRDHEEWREIQLRGDLEKIRTDQLFHSSFSRSKYKSGCTAEVAGVPGIGKTTMVQKIVYDWAMGEIYQQFQFVFSFKFRNLNFINCQINLKELILDQYPYFGNILREVWENPKGLLFIFDGLDEFNDQIDFTDSRRETEPRSTCTDPDFKCKVSDIVYSLIQRKLLPGCSVLVTTRPSSLHLLEKAKISVRAEILGFVPEERKKYFIRHFEDQTVAAAVFKHVKENEILYTMSYNPSYCWILALTLGTFFTQRDRDPQRVPKTITQLYSYYIYNILKNHGREIENPRDVLLRVGQMAFRGVSERKIVFTDGDLINYGLQPSQFLSGFLMELLEREDSARCVVYTFPHLTIQEFVAAVAQFLNPYPGDILKFLTETHRGNDGRFEVFLRFAAGLSSPMTARGLEEILGPFPHETTCRVIDWVKEEVERQGGNAQSENAKRSLLNTLHYLFEARNRGLAEAALASVGQLSFCEIPLNPFDCAVLSHVIGLCDTIKRLDLWYCDMQNEVIQRLGHGLHKCQHLSISGIILRESEVKLVSAALRNPECKIQKLVLIEIGLTDSGAKNLVSALSSNLPLTQINLGVNSLTDRSVPALRRLIRTLPNLELMALPGNNFTVNGKRKLRSLQERSPGLTVLLTN; encoded by the exons aTGACGGAGAAGGcaaaggttttccagctggttgatcgatacgctgagctcacggtcactTCTACGAttcgagatcggacactggtggaacatgagctgctggcaagaggcagagaccacgaggagtggagagaaatACAGCTCCGCGGAGATttggaaaaaatccggactgatcaaTTATTCCATAGCAGTTTTTCCCGGAGTAAATATAAATCTGGGTGCACGGCAGAAGTAGCTGGCGTCCCTGGGATTGGAAAAACAACAATGgtgcaaaagattgtttatgactgggctaTGGGggaaatataccaacaattccagtttgtcttcagcttCAAATTCCGGAACTTAAACTTCAttaattgtcaaataaatttaaaggaactgattctggatcaatatccttactttgggaatatcttGAGAGAGGTCTGGGAAAACCCAAAGGGAttactgtttatattcgatggtttggatgaattcaacgaTCAAATCGATTTTACTGACAGTCGAAGAGAGACAGAACCTCGGTCCACATGCACAGATCCGGAtttcaagtgcaaggtgtctgacattgtgtacagtttaatccaacgcaagctgctcccagggtgttcagtgctggtgaccacccgcccatCTTCTTTACATTTACTAGAAAAGGCGAAAATCAGTGTCCGGGCTGAGATACTGGGATTTGTTCCTGAGGAACGGAAAAAATATTTCATCAGGcactttgaagatcagacggtggcggcagctgttttcaaacacgtgaaggagaacgagatcctgtataccatgagctacaacccttcctactgctggatcctcgctctgacaCTGGGTACGTTCTTTACTCAAAGAGACAGGGatccgcagcgagttcccaagaccatcacccaactgtactcctactacatttacaacatcctgaaaaaccacggccgtgagattgagaacccccgtgatgtgttactcagggttggtcagatggccttcagaggagtgtccgagaggaagattgtgtttaccgatggagatttgatcaactacggtctgcagccttcccagttcctttccgggttcctgatggagcttttggagagagaagaTTCTGCACGatgtgtggtgtacacattcccacacctcaccatccaagagtttgtagctgcagtcgcacagtTCCTGAATCCatatcccggggatatcctgaaattcctcactgaaacccacAGGGGGAATGATGGGCGGTTTGAAGTATTTCTTCGTTTTGCTGCGGGTCtctcctctccaatgacagctcggggcctggaggagattctgggtccatttcctcatgaaacgacctgccgggtgattgactgggtgaaggaggaggttgaaCGCCAGGGCGGTAATGCACAGAGTGAAAATGCTAAAAGGAGCCTTCTGAACACATTGCATTACCTGTTTGAAGCTCGGAATCGTGGGCTGGCTGAGGCCGCACTGGCATCTGTGGGGCAACTTTCATTCTGTGAAATACCATTGAATCCgtttgactgcgcggtcctgtctcatgtcatcggactctgtgatacaataaaacggCTCGATCTTTGGTACTGCGACATGCAAAATGAAgtaatccagcggctgggacacGGGCTGCACAAATGCCAGCACTTGAG taTTTCGGGTATTATCCTGAGAGAATCAgaagtgaaactggtgtctgcggctctgaggaacccggagtgtaaaatacagaaactagt GCTGATCGAgatcggtctcacagattctggagCCAAgaatctcgtctccgctctcagttcAAACCTACCACTAACGCAGATAAATTTGGGAGTAAACTCTctcacagaccgatctgtcccggctctccgccgcctcatacgcACCCTCCCGAATCTGGAGCTCATGGC GCTGCCGGGGAATAATTTCACTGTGAACGGGAAGAGgaaactgagatctctgcaggaacgcAGTCCCGGACTGACAGTACTCTTGACcaactga